A genomic region of Peptoniphilus sp. ING2-D1G contains the following coding sequences:
- a CDS encoding ribosomal large subunit pseudouridine synthase D (Members of this family are involved in modifying bases in RNA molecules. They carry out the conversion of uracil bases to pseudouridine; High confidence in function and specificity) has protein sequence MTILKKDNNMNKKIYYSKNENIRLDQYLVEIIDLNRSQVKKKINEGMILLNDKKVKAGSIIKFDDKITVYEEDEFILKPKKMNFIVKYEDDYIAVISKPQGIIVHPGAGNSENTLVNGLLYTFKNLANTPDPLRPGIVHRLDKDTSGLMIIAKKDIAYINLVNSFKEHKVKKTYLAIVEGKLPLEGSIEMPIGRNIKNRIKMDVTSVNSKYAYTEYNSLKFFDNFTLASINLFTGRTHQIRVHFKHIGHPILGDLVYGNKNKYNINKQMLHSYKLEFKHPIIDKTITIEDDFPIRFEKFMKRFNYEEYNNG, from the coding sequence ATGACAATCCTGAAAAAAGATAATAATATGAATAAAAAAATATATTATTCAAAAAATGAAAATATTAGATTAGATCAATACCTTGTTGAGATAATTGATCTCAATAGATCTCAAGTAAAGAAAAAAATAAATGAAGGCATGATTCTTTTAAATGATAAAAAAGTAAAAGCCGGAAGCATAATTAAATTCGATGATAAAATTACAGTTTATGAGGAAGATGAGTTTATCCTTAAACCAAAAAAAATGAATTTTATTGTCAAGTATGAAGATGATTACATAGCCGTAATATCTAAACCTCAAGGAATTATAGTACATCCCGGAGCCGGAAATTCAGAGAACACATTAGTTAACGGGTTATTATATACATTTAAAAATTTAGCAAATACACCGGATCCTCTCAGACCCGGAATTGTTCACAGACTTGATAAGGATACTAGCGGTCTTATGATTATTGCTAAAAAGGATATTGCATATATAAATCTTGTAAATTCGTTTAAAGAGCATAAGGTCAAAAAAACATATCTGGCAATTGTAGAAGGTAAATTACCCTTAGAAGGCTCAATTGAAATGCCTATAGGCAGAAATATAAAAAATAGAATAAAAATGGACGTTACATCTGTAAATTCAAAATATGCTTATACTGAATACAATTCTTTAAAATTTTTTGATAATTTTACTCTTGCTTCCATAAATTTGTTTACAGGAAGAACTCATCAAATAAGAGTTCATTTTAAACATATAGGTCATCCCATATTGGGTGACTTGGTTTATGGAAATAAAAATAAATATAACATCAATAAACAAATGTTACATTCATATAAATTAGAATTTAAACATCCGATAATTGATAAAACTATTACTATAGAAGATGATTTTCCAATACGATTTGAAAAATTTATGAAAAGGTTTAATTATGAAGAATATAATAATGGATGA
- the lspA gene encoding signal peptidase II (This protein specifically catalyzes the removal of signal peptides from prolipoproteins By similarity.UniRule annotationSAAS annotations; High confidence in function and specificity), whose protein sequence is MSVLIFASILILIDQISKKLVVEFLKGKPPAVIIENFLNFFYLENRGAAFGIMQNNRTFFLIITIVIVIAILYILFKNYKKSSAIFKLSLGLILGGAIGNFIDRVRLHYVIDFISVRIFGFDFAVFNLADSFVVIGSFLLVLMVLFYDNPEKR, encoded by the coding sequence ATGAGCGTTCTTATTTTTGCATCTATTTTAATATTAATAGATCAAATTTCAAAAAAATTAGTTGTTGAATTTTTAAAAGGAAAACCCCCTGCAGTAATAATCGAAAACTTTTTAAATTTTTTTTATCTTGAAAATAGAGGTGCCGCCTTTGGTATTATGCAAAACAATAGAACATTTTTTTTGATAATTACAATTGTTATCGTTATTGCAATATTATATATTTTGTTTAAAAATTATAAAAAAAGTTCTGCAATTTTTAAATTATCCTTGGGTTTAATACTTGGAGGTGCCATTGGCAACTTTATTGATAGGGTTAGGTTACATTATGTAATAGACTTCATTTCTGTGAGAATTTTCGGATTTGATTTTGCTGTTTTTAACCTTGCGGATTCTTTTGTTGTTATTGGATCCTTTTTGCTGGTATTAATGGTACTTTTCTATGACAATCCTGAAAAAAGATAA
- a CDS encoding putative protein (High confidence in function and specificity), with protein sequence MVSTIDRNSLLLHIHDESKIIIAKRLIDKIEIVIKNHIIVSTDFLDPYEIRIAESILNKFDTINYKIDGGYINCERSIIYIYPSYLHEIKEDEISLLSYKNDNNYTHRDILGSLIGLKIERKKIGDIVLDDDCFFIFIKSELHDFVKTNLEKVSKYNIYCIDKEFQEPKKEYIEKKVIVSSLRLDVIISNALNISRANSNDIVKSKAVKVNFKTEDKGSVMLNPKDIISVRKFGRIYFDEIIGKSKKDKYIINLKFPK encoded by the coding sequence TTGGTAAGTACCATTGACAGAAATTCTTTGCTATTACATATACATGATGAAAGTAAAATAATAATAGCAAAAAGATTGATAGATAAAATCGAAATTGTTATAAAAAATCATATTATTGTTTCAACAGATTTTCTTGACCCATATGAAATCAGGATAGCGGAAAGTATTTTAAATAAGTTCGATACCATAAATTATAAAATAGATGGTGGGTATATTAATTGTGAAAGATCAATTATATATATTTATCCATCTTATTTGCATGAAATAAAAGAAGATGAAATAAGTTTGCTTAGCTATAAAAATGACAACAATTATACCCACAGAGATATCTTGGGCTCTTTAATAGGGCTGAAGATAGAAAGAAAAAAAATTGGCGACATTGTCCTCGATGATGATTGTTTTTTTATTTTTATAAAAAGTGAATTACATGATTTTGTAAAAACAAATTTAGAAAAAGTCTCTAAATATAACATCTACTGTATAGATAAAGAATTCCAAGAACCAAAAAAAGAATATATTGAGAAAAAAGTAATAGTTTCATCTTTAAGATTGGATGTAATTATTTCTAATGCACTTAATATATCAAGGGCAAATTCTAATGATATAGTTAAATCCAAGGCTGTAAAGGTTAATTTTAAAACTGAAGACAAAGGTTCTGTAATGCTAAATCCAAAAGACATAATATCTGTAAGAAAATTTGGAAGAATATATTTCGACGAAATAATTGGAAAATCAAAAAAGGATAAATATATAATAAATCTTAAGTTCCCAAAATAA
- a CDS encoding hypothetical protein (High confidence in function and specificity), translating to MAELMDKVKRVFGFSDEYDYDDYPENEFIEENSIEEQPSRTNKSKKQGFNTLKAADMIISVHEPLSYDESPKIVDDLRANKSIVLNFEQLDIDIKRQIFDFVSGALYALDGKIQKVNKDIFILAPENVEIDGLKEELKNSGMFPW from the coding sequence ATGGCTGAATTGATGGATAAGGTTAAAAGGGTTTTTGGGTTTTCTGATGAATATGATTACGATGATTATCCTGAAAATGAATTTATAGAAGAAAATTCTATTGAAGAACAACCTTCAAGAACAAACAAATCAAAAAAGCAAGGATTTAATACTCTTAAGGCGGCAGATATGATAATTTCAGTTCATGAACCACTGTCTTATGATGAATCTCCTAAGATTGTTGATGATCTTAGAGCTAATAAATCCATTGTTCTTAATTTTGAACAACTGGATATTGACATCAAAAGACAAATTTTTGATTTTGTCAGCGGAGCTTTATACGCATTAGATGGCAAAATTCAAAAGGTAAATAAAGATATATTTATTTTAGCTCCTGAAAATGTCGAAATTGACGGACTTAAAGAAGAGCTTAAAAACAGTGGAATGTTTCCTTGGTAA